A genomic segment from Candidatus Baltobacteraceae bacterium encodes:
- a CDS encoding FliH/SctL family protein: MPEFQTLASLLRPQTADVANQPDKAEPAVEVQPPDRVQPEPPELEEAAREIRLFHAHVREALDRAVERLVCEIATDVVARELRLAPVEIERIVDRVSREFFAEEPIRVCLHPDDVLSVLTHDVALVADRTLRRGDVRLEVRNGSIDASLGVRLAGVVERALR; this comes from the coding sequence ATGCCTGAGTTTCAAACGCTTGCGTCATTGCTGCGTCCGCAAACCGCGGACGTCGCGAACCAACCAGATAAAGCCGAGCCCGCCGTGGAGGTGCAGCCGCCCGACCGCGTACAACCGGAGCCGCCGGAACTCGAAGAGGCGGCGCGTGAGATTCGCCTGTTCCACGCACACGTTCGCGAAGCGCTCGACCGAGCCGTGGAGCGACTCGTGTGCGAGATTGCAACCGATGTGGTCGCTCGCGAACTTCGGCTGGCGCCGGTCGAGATCGAGCGCATCGTCGATCGCGTGAGCCGCGAGTTCTTCGCCGAAGAGCCGATCCGCGTGTGCCTGCACCCCGACGACGTTTTGTCCGTCCTCACGCACGACGTCGCGCTCGTCGCGGATCGAACGCTGCGGCGCGGCGACGTGCGGCTCGAGGTTCGCAACGGCTCGATCGATGCGTCGCTGGGCGTGCGCCTCGCCGGCGTCGTGGAACGCGCGCTACGATGA
- a CDS encoding DUF3810 family protein yields the protein MLWLELVTIAAGAFALAWHPSSAWVERAFSNGYYPVWQHALSAITLHLPFALGDFIVLAGAGVTLWRVVVAVRRRRLRPVLDALALVALYACWFYAGWGWGYERAPVQDRVAYDAAAVTPAAIDALRLKAIAELNRLAPLAHAQHRAAADRAALYAAWVPVVRRLGDGWTPRVGAPKPTLAAPFMDASGTSGFIDPFSLESQLAPDLLWFERPFSLAHEWTHAAGYNREDEANYAAVLTCLRDPNAVARYSGWLELFLYLPSPRHYDRRTFATLVWQDFAALRARNARFVNLDLSRFSWRVYDRYLQSNHIAAGIENYNEVTRLMTGIPLDADGLPIPR from the coding sequence TTGTTATGGCTGGAGTTGGTCACGATCGCGGCGGGCGCGTTCGCGCTTGCGTGGCATCCGTCGAGCGCGTGGGTGGAACGCGCTTTCAGCAACGGCTACTATCCGGTTTGGCAGCACGCGCTCTCCGCGATAACACTGCATCTGCCGTTCGCTTTGGGCGATTTCATCGTGCTCGCGGGAGCGGGCGTTACGCTCTGGCGAGTCGTCGTTGCGGTTCGCCGGCGGCGCCTGCGCCCCGTCCTCGATGCGCTCGCGCTCGTCGCGCTCTACGCGTGCTGGTTCTACGCCGGGTGGGGCTGGGGCTACGAACGAGCGCCGGTCCAAGATCGCGTCGCGTACGATGCGGCCGCCGTAACGCCGGCGGCGATCGACGCCCTGCGCCTAAAAGCGATCGCCGAGTTGAATCGGCTCGCGCCGCTCGCTCACGCGCAGCATCGCGCCGCTGCCGATCGCGCGGCGCTCTATGCGGCCTGGGTGCCCGTGGTGCGGCGGCTCGGCGACGGCTGGACGCCGCGCGTCGGCGCGCCGAAACCGACGCTCGCGGCGCCCTTCATGGATGCGAGCGGCACCAGCGGGTTCATCGATCCGTTTTCGCTTGAATCGCAGCTCGCACCGGATCTGCTCTGGTTCGAACGGCCGTTCTCGCTCGCGCACGAATGGACGCACGCCGCCGGCTACAATCGCGAAGACGAAGCGAACTACGCCGCGGTGCTCACCTGCCTGCGCGATCCGAACGCCGTGGCGCGATACTCGGGCTGGCTCGAGCTGTTTCTCTATCTGCCGTCGCCGCGACACTACGATCGGCGCACGTTCGCAACGCTCGTCTGGCAAGACTTCGCGGCTTTGCGCGCGCGCAACGCGCGCTTCGTTAACCTCGATCTCTCCCGCTTCTCGTGGCGCGTTTACGACCGGTATTTGCAGAGCAACCACATCGCCGCCGGCATTGAAAACTACAACGAAGTCACGCGATTGATGACGGGCATTCCGCTCGACGCCGACGGCTTGCCCATCCCGCGCTAG
- the rpsI gene encoding 30S ribosomal protein S9 — protein MSESFQGTGRRKRSIARVRLTLGQGIITVNKKPVEEYLPRPTLQQIVRQPLEATQSLTRFNIDVKAEGGGIAGQAGAIRHGIARALLAMDESLREVLRRQGLLTRDPREKESKKYGRKRARKRFQFSKR, from the coding sequence GTGAGCGAATCGTTTCAAGGTACCGGCCGTCGTAAGCGCTCGATCGCGCGAGTGAGACTCACCCTCGGTCAGGGCATCATCACGGTCAACAAGAAGCCCGTTGAAGAGTATCTTCCGCGCCCGACGCTGCAGCAGATCGTGCGGCAGCCGTTGGAAGCGACGCAGAGCCTGACGCGCTTCAACATCGACGTTAAAGCCGAAGGCGGCGGTATCGCCGGTCAAGCCGGCGCCATCCGTCACGGCATCGCTCGCGCGCTGCTCGCGATGGACGAATCGCTGCGCGAAGTGCTGCGCCGACAGGGCCTGCTCACCCGCGACCCGCGCGAAAAAGAATCGAAGAAGTACGGCCGCAAGCGCGCCCGCAAACGCTTCCAGTTCTCGAAGCGCTAA
- a CDS encoding lytic transglycosylase domain-containing protein: MDITTDLAAVQTRIAQITGAPLPAAPVPAAPAAPGAAGAPAGIDGVPLLDASAPGSFAGLVQAALAGNSAAPAVQPAAPAAYNAPAMVPPAQIDSLVQANSAAWGVDPALVKAIIANESGFNANATSRTGAQGLMQLEPGTAAGLGVSNSYDPAQNIWGGTRYIRGLLDRFHGDMRLAVAAYNAGPGAVEKYSGIPPYAETQNYVQNVLSSYDKYKAGPAR, encoded by the coding sequence ATGGATATCACCACCGATTTAGCCGCCGTCCAGACCCGCATCGCCCAAATTACGGGCGCTCCGCTTCCGGCTGCCCCGGTTCCGGCCGCTCCCGCGGCTCCGGGCGCTGCCGGCGCGCCAGCCGGGATTGACGGCGTGCCGCTGCTCGATGCCTCGGCACCGGGCAGTTTCGCCGGCTTGGTGCAAGCCGCGCTCGCCGGGAATTCGGCCGCCCCGGCCGTGCAACCGGCCGCTCCGGCGGCCTATAACGCTCCCGCGATGGTGCCTCCCGCCCAGATCGACAGCCTCGTACAGGCCAACTCGGCGGCGTGGGGCGTCGACCCCGCGTTGGTCAAAGCGATCATCGCCAACGAGTCGGGATTCAACGCGAACGCGACGTCGCGAACCGGCGCGCAGGGGCTCATGCAGCTCGAGCCGGGAACCGCGGCCGGCCTCGGCGTGAGCAACTCCTACGACCCCGCCCAAAATATTTGGGGCGGCACGCGTTACATTAGGGGGTTGTTGGATCGTTTCCATGGAGACATGCGTCTGGCCGTCGCGGCCTACAACGCCGGACCGGGCGCGGTCGAGAAGTATTCGGGGATTCCACCCTATGCGGAGACCCAAAATTACGTTCAAAACGTGCTCTCGAGTTACGACAAATATAAGGCCGGACCGGCACGATAA
- the greA gene encoding transcription elongation factor GreA: MNEKEIVLTKEGLAKLEHELDDLKTVHRKEVNDRIRQAKEFGDLSENAEYEDAKQEQAFIEGRILKLESMIRNARLIDESDYSADEVHLGSTVKVKDVKNSSSHEFSIVGSAESDPPNHRISNESPLGRAVLGRKKGDTVDVATPRGVVKYKIEAIKSLAAPKKAAKKAS, encoded by the coding sequence TTGAACGAAAAAGAGATCGTCCTTACCAAAGAGGGTTTGGCTAAGCTCGAGCATGAGCTCGACGATCTGAAGACCGTCCACCGCAAAGAAGTGAACGACCGCATCCGTCAGGCGAAAGAATTCGGCGACCTGAGCGAAAACGCGGAGTACGAAGACGCCAAGCAGGAGCAGGCGTTTATCGAAGGCCGCATTCTCAAGCTCGAGTCGATGATTCGTAACGCACGCCTGATCGATGAGTCGGACTATTCTGCCGACGAAGTGCATCTCGGATCGACGGTAAAGGTCAAAGACGTGAAGAACAGCTCGAGTCACGAGTTTTCGATCGTCGGGTCGGCCGAATCCGATCCACCGAACCATCGCATCAGCAACGAGTCGCCGCTGGGACGCGCCGTCTTGGGCCGCAAAAAAGGCGACACCGTCGACGTGGCCACGCCACGCGGCGTCGTCAAGTACAAGATCGAGGCGATCAAAAGCCTCGCTGCCCCCAAAAAAGCCGCCAAAAAAGCCAGCTAA
- a CDS encoding flagellar M-ring protein FliF C-terminal domain-containing protein has product MTLAGALARWHALAKPTRTSILALAGAAIVVLLLSSAFAHPMQTALFASPLQAEQLAEVQERLAGWNVSFTPTADNVVVNAKQRNELLLRLSLAGVPHAHVESSGDLLAKVGALTPQAVIDAQTRAGLAGDIQLGLRGIDGIDDARVIVAPAKPGYFADEPSHDASASVRVQLRPGAQLNRDAVAGIRAFVAASVPGLDAAHVTLVDDRGVALGTGAGGGDAGELQRSLQSALDAAFGASASIVRVRFEYDERSAQSREVRRVPIAAMPISSTTDDERYNGSGKNYDRTQAQIERGSETRETTISSQPGRVARISVAIFVDAARGIDLYKVRALAQASAGLDPRRGDAISVQAMDFARAPIAKKDGWWLAYGALVPLLPALALVTGGLIALRWCLNPAGDLLRSLAERANIARTAAAVSGAAPARVRGALQGEPPHAAAAIISALPAATAAAVLDMYPEHERSAIVRRMQRHHTPLLADAEGLVADA; this is encoded by the coding sequence ATGACCCTCGCTGGAGCGCTCGCGCGATGGCACGCGCTCGCCAAACCAACGCGTACCTCGATACTCGCGCTCGCCGGCGCGGCGATCGTCGTGCTGCTGCTCTCGAGCGCGTTCGCGCACCCAATGCAGACCGCGCTCTTCGCGAGCCCGCTACAGGCCGAGCAGCTCGCGGAGGTTCAGGAACGCTTGGCGGGCTGGAATGTGAGCTTTACGCCGACGGCCGACAACGTCGTCGTGAACGCGAAGCAGCGCAACGAGCTGCTTTTGCGACTCTCGCTTGCCGGCGTGCCGCACGCGCACGTGGAAAGCTCGGGGGATCTGCTGGCGAAGGTGGGCGCGTTGACGCCGCAGGCCGTGATCGACGCGCAGACGCGCGCCGGGCTAGCGGGCGACATTCAACTCGGTCTACGCGGTATCGATGGCATCGACGATGCTCGCGTGATCGTGGCTCCCGCGAAGCCCGGATATTTTGCCGACGAGCCCTCGCACGACGCAAGCGCGAGCGTGCGAGTGCAGCTGCGCCCCGGGGCGCAACTCAACCGCGATGCGGTGGCCGGGATTCGCGCGTTCGTCGCCGCGAGCGTGCCGGGACTCGATGCCGCGCACGTTACGCTCGTGGACGATCGCGGGGTTGCGCTCGGAACGGGCGCGGGCGGCGGCGATGCCGGCGAACTCCAACGATCGCTCCAAAGCGCACTCGACGCAGCGTTCGGTGCGAGCGCCTCGATCGTGCGCGTTCGCTTCGAGTACGACGAGCGTTCCGCGCAAAGCCGCGAGGTTCGCCGCGTTCCGATCGCGGCAATGCCGATTTCGTCGACGACCGACGACGAGCGCTACAACGGCTCGGGGAAGAACTACGATCGTACGCAAGCGCAGATCGAACGCGGAAGCGAGACGCGCGAAACGACGATCTCGTCGCAGCCGGGGCGCGTCGCGCGCATTTCCGTTGCGATCTTCGTCGACGCCGCGCGCGGCATCGATCTCTACAAAGTGCGCGCGCTCGCGCAGGCGAGTGCCGGGCTCGACCCGCGCCGAGGGGATGCGATCAGCGTGCAGGCGATGGATTTCGCACGCGCGCCGATCGCAAAAAAAGATGGCTGGTGGCTCGCATACGGCGCGCTCGTTCCGCTGCTTCCGGCGCTCGCGCTCGTGACCGGCGGGCTGATCGCGTTGCGGTGGTGCCTGAACCCGGCCGGCGATCTGCTGCGGAGCCTGGCCGAACGCGCGAACATCGCGCGCACCGCGGCGGCCGTCTCCGGGGCGGCGCCGGCGCGGGTGCGCGGCGCGCTGCAGGGCGAACCGCCGCATGCCGCGGCCGCGATCATCAGCGCGCTGCCGGCCGCGACCGCGGCCGCCGTTCTCGATATGTATCCCGAACACGAACGCAGTGCGATCGTGCGGCGCATGCAGCGGCACCACACACCGCTGCTCGCCGATGCCGAAGGACTGGTCGCCGATGCCTGA
- the truA gene encoding tRNA pseudouridine(38-40) synthase TruA, with amino-acid sequence MARRARPRREAQRAAARRRLSVVRAVVEYDGTNFCGLQYQPTVRSVAGELERCLSKLFSHDVKLTAAGRTDAGVHATGQVVTFSTEREFPFERLALALNANLPNDITVRDVSLVDERFSARFSAVERTYVYAILNRRMPSALLGRYAYHVWHDLDLDRFATGARALIGEHDFRSFCGMLPESGPTLRNVNAIDVRRCGDLIRVRITADGFLHRMVRNIVGTLVDCARGRRDASAIPAMLEARARAAAGHTAPAHGLYLAGVLYRDGFDSFSEPALFGGGGDDGVGGR; translated from the coding sequence GTGGCCCGACGTGCTCGACCTCGACGAGAAGCGCAGCGTGCCGCAGCGCGTCGCCGTCTGAGCGTCGTTCGCGCCGTCGTCGAGTACGACGGAACGAATTTCTGCGGGCTGCAGTATCAGCCGACCGTGCGTAGCGTCGCCGGTGAGTTGGAACGTTGTTTGAGCAAACTGTTCTCGCACGACGTTAAACTCACCGCGGCGGGCCGCACCGACGCCGGCGTCCACGCGACCGGCCAGGTCGTGACCTTTTCAACCGAGCGCGAGTTCCCGTTCGAACGGCTCGCGCTCGCCCTCAATGCGAACCTTCCCAACGACATTACCGTCCGCGACGTGAGCCTCGTGGACGAACGTTTTTCCGCGCGCTTCTCGGCCGTGGAGCGCACCTACGTCTACGCGATTCTCAACCGCCGCATGCCATCGGCCTTGCTCGGCCGGTATGCGTATCACGTATGGCACGACCTCGATCTCGACCGCTTCGCAACCGGCGCGCGCGCGTTGATCGGCGAGCACGACTTCCGCTCGTTCTGCGGCATGCTCCCGGAGAGCGGTCCCACGCTGCGCAACGTCAACGCGATCGACGTGCGGCGTTGCGGCGACTTGATTCGCGTGCGGATCACGGCCGACGGGTTCTTGCATCGAATGGTTCGCAACATCGTTGGTACGCTCGTCGACTGCGCGCGCGGGCGTCGCGATGCGTCGGCGATTCCGGCGATGCTCGAGGCTCGGGCGCGTGCGGCGGCGGGGCATACGGCTCCGGCGCACGGGCTGTACCTTGCCGGCGTGCTCTATCGCGATGGGTTTGATTCGTTTTCTGAGCCCGCGCTGTTTGGTGGTGGGGGCGATGACGGCGTTGGCGGGCGTTGA
- a CDS encoding flagellar basal body rod C-terminal domain-containing protein, producing the protein MDSIGLLETAASGMAAQRAALDVEARNVAAAEAAGPTGSYERLVPQFEERESESGTPQIAYSGAHLQRGSSVDVLTEMIAVMNASRAYEANASIFDVGKRLAERTIDMGRL; encoded by the coding sequence ATGGATAGCATCGGCTTGCTCGAGACGGCTGCCAGCGGTATGGCGGCGCAGCGCGCCGCGCTCGACGTTGAGGCGCGCAACGTGGCGGCGGCGGAGGCGGCGGGGCCGACGGGTTCGTACGAACGGCTCGTTCCGCAATTCGAGGAGCGCGAGAGCGAAAGCGGTACGCCGCAGATCGCCTACTCGGGCGCACATCTGCAGCGCGGCAGCAGCGTCGATGTCCTGACCGAGATGATCGCCGTTATGAACGCGTCGCGCGCGTACGAGGCCAATGCGTCGATCTTCGACGTCGGGAAGCGCCTCGCCGAGCGGACGATCGACATGGGGCGGCTATGA
- the lysS gene encoding lysine--tRNA ligase, producing the protein MHDPGKTEAQLIAARQTNLAAMRSRGNDPFAQTRFDSNADAAQLAERYAPLAPEERAQAQEWSLAGRVMSKRRMGKTIFADLRDRTGRLQIYVRKDEIGDELFADWIDLDIGDIVGVRGFMFRSKMGELTLHVTSFAVLGKTMLPLPDKWHGLTDVEKRYRQRYVDLIMNPEVRETFVLRSRIIAETRRFIDAAGFYEVETPTLLHVAGGAAARPFLTHTNALDAQMQMRIATELNLKRLIVGGLERVYEIGRIFRNEGIDTTHNPEFTMLELYAAYWDVHDMLEFNESLVAHLVALVSGGGDALPVGDKMISFKRPFKRISYLDGIKEHGGYTREQLLDPAGARAILAELGLPASPTHGHALDKIFERVLEPHLIEPTFVMDYPVIISPLAKRKKDDPDLVDRYELFCANFEVSNAFTELNDPDDQRSRFEAQMSDRAKGDDEIPEPDWDFVRALEYGMPPTAGIGIGVDRLVMLLTNNPSIRDVILFPLQRQHG; encoded by the coding sequence ATGCACGATCCGGGGAAAACCGAAGCGCAACTCATAGCGGCCAGACAGACGAATCTGGCCGCTATGCGTTCGCGCGGGAACGATCCGTTCGCGCAGACGCGCTTTGACTCGAATGCCGACGCAGCGCAGCTCGCCGAGCGTTACGCACCGCTCGCGCCCGAAGAGCGCGCGCAGGCGCAGGAGTGGTCGCTCGCCGGACGCGTGATGTCGAAGCGGCGCATGGGCAAGACGATCTTCGCCGATCTGCGCGATCGAACGGGGCGCCTGCAGATCTACGTGCGTAAGGACGAAATCGGCGACGAGCTTTTCGCGGATTGGATCGATCTCGATATCGGCGACATCGTCGGCGTGCGCGGCTTCATGTTCCGTTCGAAGATGGGCGAACTGACGTTGCACGTTACCTCGTTTGCCGTGCTCGGCAAGACGATGCTGCCGCTGCCCGACAAGTGGCACGGCCTCACCGACGTAGAGAAACGCTATCGCCAGCGCTACGTCGACCTCATCATGAACCCCGAGGTTCGCGAGACGTTCGTGCTGCGCAGCCGCATCATCGCGGAGACGCGGCGCTTTATCGACGCGGCCGGCTTTTACGAAGTCGAAACGCCGACGCTGCTGCACGTAGCGGGCGGCGCGGCGGCGCGGCCATTTCTCACCCATACCAACGCCCTCGACGCGCAGATGCAGATGCGTATCGCGACCGAACTCAATCTCAAGCGCCTGATCGTCGGCGGTCTCGAGCGCGTCTACGAGATCGGCCGAATCTTTCGCAACGAGGGTATCGACACCACGCACAATCCCGAGTTCACGATGCTCGAGCTGTATGCGGCGTACTGGGACGTCCACGATATGCTCGAGTTCAACGAATCGCTCGTCGCGCATTTGGTCGCGCTCGTGAGCGGCGGGGGCGACGCACTCCCGGTCGGCGATAAGATGATCTCGTTCAAACGCCCCTTCAAACGCATCTCGTATCTCGACGGCATAAAAGAGCACGGCGGCTACACGCGCGAGCAGCTGCTCGATCCCGCCGGCGCGCGGGCGATCCTTGCCGAACTGGGCCTGCCGGCCTCGCCGACGCACGGCCACGCGCTCGATAAAATCTTCGAGCGCGTCCTCGAGCCGCATTTGATCGAGCCAACCTTCGTGATGGACTATCCGGTTATCATCTCGCCGCTGGCCAAACGCAAAAAAGACGATCCCGACCTCGTCGATCGTTACGAACTCTTCTGCGCGAACTTCGAAGTAAGCAACGCGTTTACCGAATTGAACGATCCCGACGACCAGCGCTCGCGATTCGAAGCGCAGATGAGCGATCGCGCGAAGGGCGACGACGAGATTCCCGAGCCCGACTGGGATTTCGTGCGCGCGCTGGAATACGGCATGCCGCCGACCGCCGGCATCGGTATCGGCGTCGACCGCCTCGTGATGCTGCTTACGAACAATCCGAGCATCCGCGACGTGATTCTCTTTCCGCTGCAGCGGCAGCACGGGTAG
- a CDS encoding ATP-binding cassette domain-containing protein: MIARGIVMAASGGVLAARLPISRIGERVEITGTHGIVRGTVTALHRDRATIAPHGSLDGVTVGDVVSIDPSAIVPPPGLAALDRTIDDCSAFRATCESIAPANRRAIVQPFWTGVRAIDGLLTLGRGARVGLFGPPGAGKSTLLQSLARGARADAVVVGLVGERGREAEAWMRARPPRTAVVCATGDRSAAERVHAARVALAQAHALRARGLHVLVILDSLARFGNALREVAVAAGESVGRGGYPASVFADLARLVEIAGTTAHGSITLIATVLSDGDERDPISDAARSLLDGHIELAAARAQAGRFPAIDVPGSASRTALDVIDAGHARHARAVRGAIAALAQTADARSLGMVPADPFAARAVMMEEAIEGFLCQGGEPSPVAATRAELARLADNLLSTAWISPPI, from the coding sequence ATGATCGCACGCGGCATCGTCATGGCGGCTTCGGGCGGCGTGCTCGCGGCGCGCCTACCGATTTCCCGCATCGGCGAACGGGTTGAAATTACCGGCACGCACGGCATAGTCCGCGGAACGGTTACCGCGCTGCATCGGGATCGCGCGACGATCGCGCCGCACGGATCGCTGGACGGCGTTACCGTCGGCGACGTCGTCTCGATCGATCCGTCGGCGATCGTGCCGCCGCCGGGACTCGCGGCGCTCGATCGCACGATCGACGATTGTTCGGCGTTTCGCGCAACCTGCGAGAGCATCGCGCCGGCGAATCGTCGCGCGATCGTGCAGCCGTTCTGGACCGGCGTGCGCGCGATCGACGGATTGCTTACGCTCGGGCGCGGAGCGCGCGTCGGGCTCTTCGGGCCGCCGGGAGCCGGCAAATCGACGCTTCTGCAGAGTCTGGCGCGCGGTGCGCGCGCCGATGCCGTCGTCGTCGGACTCGTCGGCGAACGCGGACGCGAGGCCGAAGCGTGGATGCGCGCTCGGCCGCCGCGAACCGCGGTCGTCTGCGCGACGGGCGATCGTTCGGCTGCCGAGCGCGTTCATGCGGCGCGCGTCGCGCTCGCACAGGCGCACGCGCTGCGCGCGCGCGGCCTGCACGTGCTGGTGATTCTCGATAGCCTGGCGCGCTTCGGCAACGCGTTGCGCGAGGTGGCCGTCGCGGCCGGCGAGAGCGTGGGCCGCGGCGGATATCCGGCGAGCGTCTTCGCCGACTTGGCCCGACTCGTTGAAATTGCGGGTACGACGGCGCACGGATCGATCACGCTGATCGCCACGGTACTCTCCGACGGTGACGAACGCGATCCCATCAGCGACGCCGCGCGTTCGCTGCTCGACGGTCACATCGAGCTTGCCGCGGCGCGCGCGCAAGCCGGACGCTTTCCGGCCATCGACGTTCCGGGCAGCGCCAGCCGTACCGCGCTCGACGTAATCGACGCCGGGCACGCGCGTCACGCGCGCGCTGTGCGCGGCGCGATCGCCGCTCTCGCGCAGACCGCCGATGCCCGATCCCTCGGCATGGTGCCGGCCGACCCGTTCGCCGCACGAGCCGTGATGATGGAAGAAGCAATCGAGGGCTTTCTGTGCCAAGGCGGCGAGCCGAGCCCCGTGGCGGCGACCCGTGCGGAGCTGGCCCGACTTGCCGATAACCTATTGAGTACCGCATGGATATCACCACCGATTTAG
- a CDS encoding MarR family transcriptional regulator — protein sequence MITQNLALAIGISRADAWIRRRLEAAVGGAHGIGYTDFLILFEISSVIGGRIRAVDLAKRLLLTPSGITRALIPLEKLGLIHRTRHERDARSTYITLTESGKQRLAETLETAERTISEAFDFEQTPAARLTVLGFFERLGYATQSQ from the coding sequence ATGATCACCCAGAATCTGGCTCTCGCGATCGGCATCTCGCGAGCCGACGCCTGGATCCGCCGCCGTCTCGAAGCCGCCGTCGGCGGCGCGCACGGCATCGGCTACACCGACTTCCTCATCCTCTTCGAAATCTCATCGGTCATCGGCGGCCGCATCCGAGCCGTCGATCTTGCGAAGCGCCTGCTCCTCACCCCCTCCGGCATCACCCGAGCACTCATCCCGCTCGAAAAGCTCGGCCTCATCCACCGAACCAGACACGAACGCGACGCCCGCTCAACCTACATCACCCTCACCGAATCGGGCAAACAACGCCTCGCCGAAACCCTCGAAACCGCCGAACGCACCATCAGCGAAGCCTTCGATTTCGAACAAACCCCCGCCGCCCGCCTAACGGTCTTAGGCTTCTTCGAACGCCTGGGCTACGCCACGCAATCCCAGTAA
- a CDS encoding DUF5069 domain-containing protein, with protein MDLTKEYPRSVHDTWHGIVQLGRTYDKAVALAHGNIGEYHYNCPMDQKVFAFLGIDHEEFLDIVKKNGDINSYVHDHVDKKSPAELEKWNREYVSTPPTGDSLNYMTELRNQIAPDRDDVTTWPDVLDLDEKRSVPQRVAV; from the coding sequence GTGGATCTGACCAAAGAATATCCCCGCAGCGTGCACGATACCTGGCACGGCATCGTGCAACTCGGACGCACCTACGATAAGGCCGTCGCGCTCGCGCACGGAAACATCGGCGAATACCATTACAACTGCCCGATGGATCAAAAAGTCTTCGCGTTTCTCGGTATCGACCACGAAGAGTTTTTGGACATCGTCAAAAAGAACGGCGACATCAACAGCTACGTGCACGACCACGTCGACAAGAAGTCGCCGGCCGAACTCGAGAAGTGGAACCGCGAATACGTGAGTACCCCGCCGACCGGCGATTCGTTGAACTACATGACCGAACTGCGCAATCAAATCGCGCCGGATCGTGACGACGTCACGACGTGGCCCGACGTGCTCGACCTCGACGAGAAGCGCAGCGTGCCGCAGCGCGTCGCCGTCTGA
- the rplM gene encoding 50S ribosomal protein L13: MRTYQQKTAETQHDWYIVDATGQRLGTLAVRIARALSGKHKPTWTPHIDDGDHVIVINADKVELGGNKWDQKVYYRHSGFPGGLRVETARSVRDKHPERLIERAVRGMLPTNRMRDVHLGRLIVNAGSSHTHTAQAPKPLA; this comes from the coding sequence ATGCGTACCTACCAACAGAAGACCGCGGAGACCCAGCACGACTGGTATATCGTCGATGCTACCGGACAGCGTTTAGGCACGTTGGCCGTGCGGATCGCGCGCGCACTCTCCGGCAAGCACAAGCCGACCTGGACCCCGCACATCGACGACGGCGATCACGTGATCGTCATCAACGCGGACAAGGTCGAGCTGGGCGGCAACAAGTGGGATCAAAAAGTGTACTATCGCCACAGCGGCTTTCCGGGCGGTCTGCGCGTCGAGACGGCGCGTTCGGTCCGGGACAAGCATCCGGAGCGCCTCATCGAGCGCGCGGTTCGCGGAATGCTTCCCACCAACCGTATGCGTGACGTGCACCTCGGACGCCTGATCGTCAACGCAGGTTCGTCGCATACACACACCGCCCAAGCACCCAAACCCCTCGCGTAG